From a single Budorcas taxicolor isolate Tak-1 chromosome X, Takin1.1, whole genome shotgun sequence genomic region:
- the NAP1L3 gene encoding LOW QUALITY PROTEIN: nucleosome assembly protein 1-like 3 (The sequence of the model RefSeq protein was modified relative to this genomic sequence to represent the inferred CDS: inserted 2 bases in 2 codons; substituted 4 bases at 4 genomic stop codons) has product MAEADPNRVSEPAAQGVDGEMVAISSSDSGDESDSSSYSSSSSCSSSSVRSPFYRSISVPGPSRSVRRAPSGRSFVDQLPRAVRNRVQALRNIQDECDKVNALFLKAIHDLERKYAELNRLLYNRRFQIINAEYEPTEEECEWNSEDEVFSSDEEMQEDSSEMPALESEEEEDDLEAKPEVKAEENVTLKENSKAKTEEKAQSKDALEARPEVKEDPKXALQAKAEDEAQAKAAEAKARTPGKEAPKRVPEVTPKDRALKRARKGKPKREDPKSIPDYWLTVFKNVDKLGPMIQKYDEPILNFLSDVSLKFXKPSRPVSYTFEFCFLPKNEVLTKRYIIKSKPDRNDPFFSXDWKIQDCKGCKIXRRGKDVTMTTTQSRTAATGQVETQPRVVSDASFFNIFSPPEIPTIGKLEPREDAILDEDFEIGQTLHDNVILKSIYYYTREVNGTYXFHKDYGNRKXRKYKRGCMKEFSGISNFKQK; this is encoded by the exons ATGGCAGAAGCGGATCCTAACAGGGTCTCGGAACCTGCCGCCCAGGGGGTGGATGGAGAGATGGTAGCTATCTCGTCTAGCGATTCTGGGGACGAATCTGACAGCAGCAGctatagcagcagcagtagttgcAGTAGCAGCAGTGTCCGCAGCCCATTCTATAGAAGTATAAGTGTACCTGGGCCCTCCAGAAGTGTGAGGCGGGCTCCGTCAGGTAGAAGTTTCGTGGATCAGCTGCCTCGGGCAGTTAGAAATCGTGTGCAGGCTCTCAGAAATATTCAAGACGAATGTGACAAGGTAAACGCCCTGTTCTTAAAGGCAATTCACGATCTCGAACGAAAATATGCCGAACTCAATAGGCTTCTGTACAACCGGCGATTCCAAATCATCAATGCAGAATATGAGCCCACGGAAGAAGAATGTGAATGGAATTCGGAGGATGAGGTGTTCAGCAGCGATGAAGAGATGCAGGAAGACTCTAGTGAGATGCCTGCTTTAGAGAGtgaggaagaagaggatgacCTGGAAGCAAAACCTGAGGTCAAGGCTGAAGAAAATGTAACACTAAAAGAAAATTCCAAAGCAAAGACTGAAGAAAAAGCACAGTCCAAAGATGCTCTGGAGGCCAGGCCTGAAGTAAAAGAAGATCCAAAGTAAGCCCTCCAGGCAAAGGCAGAAGATGAAGCGCAGGCTAAAGCAGCAGAGGCTAAGGCAAGGACTCCAGGAAAAGAGGCTCCAAAAAGAGTTCCTGAGGTCACGCCTAAAGATAGAGCTCTTAAAAGAGCTCGAAAAGGAAAGCCTAAAAGAGAAGATCCTAAAAGCATTCCTGACTATTGGCTGACTGTGTTCAAGAATGTTGACAAGCTGGGGCCCATGATTCAGAAGTATGATGAGCCCATTCTGAACTTCCTGTCTGATGTTAGCCTGAAGTTTTAAAAACCCAGCAGGCCTGTAAGTTACACATTTGAATTTTGCTTTCTACCCAAGAATGAGGTGCTGACCAAGAGATATATAATAAAGTCAAAGCCAGATCGCAATGATCCCTTCTTCTCTTGAGACTGGAAAATCCAAGATTGCAAAGGCTGTAAGA GGAGAAGAGGAAAGGATGTCACAATGACAACCACCCAGAGTCGCACAGCAGCTACTGGACAAGTTGAAACCCAGCCAAGAGTGGTTTCTGATGCATCATTCTTCAATATCTTTAGCCCTCCTGAGATTCCTACTATCGGAAAGCTTGAACCACGAGAAGATGCTATCCTTGATGAAGATTTTGAAATTGGTCAAACTTTGCATGATAACGTCATCCTGAAATCAATCTATTACTATACAAGAGAAGTCAATGGTACCT GATTCCATAAAGATTATGGAAATAGGAAATAACGAAAATATAAAAGAGGCTGCATGAAAGAATTTTCAGGAATCTCAAATTTCAAGCAGAAATGA